A single region of the Candidatus Zixiibacteriota bacterium genome encodes:
- the frr gene encoding ribosome recycling factor, producing the protein MTEKIYAETEEKMKKSFQSIQKEFASLRTGKASSALLDSVRVDYHGTIMPLNQLASISAPEARLLMVQAWDKSIVGEIVKAIQKADLGLNPVVEGNIIRLPIPSLNEERRRELVKHCKKIAEDGKVAIRNIRRDANEHLKKAEKEKAINEDEHKKGAEKVQKLTDKYISLVDGLMAAKEKEIMEV; encoded by the coding sequence ATGACGGAAAAGATATATGCTGAGACTGAAGAGAAGATGAAGAAGAGCTTTCAGTCAATTCAGAAAGAGTTTGCATCGTTACGCACCGGCAAAGCCAGTTCGGCATTACTTGACTCTGTCCGAGTCGATTATCATGGCACCATCATGCCGCTCAATCAGCTGGCTTCAATTTCGGCGCCGGAAGCGCGCCTTTTGATGGTTCAGGCCTGGGACAAGTCTATTGTCGGCGAGATTGTAAAGGCTATCCAGAAAGCTGACCTTGGTCTAAATCCGGTCGTGGAGGGGAATATTATCCGTTTGCCGATTCCTTCGCTTAATGAAGAAAGACGTCGGGAGCTGGTCAAACACTGCAAGAAGATTGCCGAAGACGGTAAGGTGGCAATCAGGAATATTCGCCGTGACGCCAATGAACATCTCAAAAAAGCCGAAAAAGAGAAAGCTATCAACGAAGATGAGCATAAGAAAGGGGCGGAAAAGGTTCAAAAATTGACCGACAAATATATCTCTTTGGTAGATGGGCTGATGGCGGCAAAGGAAAAAGAGATTATGGAAGTATAA
- the pyrH gene encoding UMP kinase, with protein sequence MEQGSRPKYKRILLKLSGEALVGNREFGIDLETIEYICEEIKEIKSLGLELGIVVGGGNIFRGVSASRTGMDRVTADNMGMLSTVINSLALQDKLEHLGIFTRVMSAVNIESFAEPYIRRRAIRHMEKGRLVIFAAGTGNPYFTTDTAAALRAMEVSAEVLIKATKVDGVFSADPMKDPHATFYRELSYMDVVQQELGVMDLTAITLCKDNQIPVIIFNLNKKGNLRRIIMGEEIGTVVR encoded by the coding sequence ATGGAGCAAGGTTCAAGACCGAAATATAAGCGAATCCTTCTCAAGCTGTCGGGAGAGGCGCTGGTCGGAAATCGCGAATTCGGAATTGACCTTGAGACTATCGAATATATCTGCGAAGAAATCAAAGAAATTAAAAGCCTGGGGTTGGAGCTGGGAATTGTTGTCGGCGGCGGCAACATTTTTCGCGGTGTTTCGGCATCCCGTACCGGAATGGACCGAGTCACGGCCGACAATATGGGGATGCTCTCCACTGTCATTAACTCCCTCGCCCTGCAAGATAAGCTGGAACACTTGGGCATTTTTACCCGGGTGATGTCGGCGGTAAATATTGAATCATTCGCAGAGCCGTATATACGCCGGCGGGCGATTCGGCATATGGAAAAAGGGCGCCTGGTAATTTTTGCGGCCGGAACCGGCAACCCTTATTTCACCACCGACACCGCCGCCGCTTTGCGGGCGATGGAAGTGAGCGCCGAAGTGCTGATTAAGGCAACCAAGGTTGACGGCGTTTTTTCGGCTGACCCGATGAAAGACCCCCATGCCACTTTCTACCGCGAATTGAGCTATATGGATGTCGTCCAGCAGGAACTGGGGGTAATGGATCTGACCGCTATTACTCTTTGCAAAGACAATCAAATTCCCGTTATCATATTCAATCTGAACAAAAAAGGAAATTTGCGCCGGATAATAATGGGTGAGGAAATCGGGACTGTTGTCCGGTAA